The following coding sequences are from one Vicugna pacos chromosome 11, VicPac4, whole genome shotgun sequence window:
- the KCNIP2 gene encoding A-type potassium channel modulatory protein KCNIP2 isoform X3, producing the protein MRGQSRKESLSDSRDLDGSYDQLTGHPPGPTKKALKQRFLKLLPCCGPQALPSVSEIGWVFRFLGDSSLPSALAAPASLRPHRPRPLDPDSVEDEFELSTVCHRPEGLEQLQEQTKFTRKELQVLYRGFKNECPSGIVNEENFKQIYSQFFPQGDSSTYATFLFNAFDTNHDGSVSFEDFVAGLSVILRGTIDDRLNWAFNLYDLNKDGCITKEEMLDIMKSIYDMMGKYTYPALREEAPREHVESFFQKMDRNKDGVVTVEEFIESCQKDENIMRSMQLFDNVI; encoded by the exons GCCACCCTCCAGGGCCCACTAAAAAAGCGCTGAAGCAGCGGTTCCTCAAGCTGCTGCCTTGCTGCGGGCCCCAAGCCCTGCCCTCAGTCAGTGAAA TCGGCTGGGTCTTCCGCTTTCTCGGTGACAGTTCGCTCCCTTCAGCATTAgccgccccagcctccctccgCCCCCACAGACCCCGCCCGCTGGACCCAG ACAGCGTGGAGGATGAGTTTGAACTGTCCACTGTGTGTCACCGGCCTGAGGGTCTGGAGCAGCTACAGGAACAAACCAAATTCACACGCAAGGAGTTGCAAGTCCTGTACCGGGGCTTCAAAAAC gaaTGTCCCAGTGGAATTGTCAATGAGGAGAACTTCAAGCAGATTTACTCCCAGTTCTTTCCTCAAGGAG ACTCCAGCACATATGCCACCTTCCTCTTCAATGCCTTTGACACCAACCATGATGGCTCAGTCAGTTTTGAG GACTTTGTGGCTGGTTTGTCGGTGATTCTTCGGGGAACCATAGATGACAGGCTGAACTGGGCCTTCAACCTGTATGACCTCAACAAGGATGGCTGCATCACCAAGGAG GAAATGCTTGATATCATGAAGTCCATCTATGACATGATGGGCAAGTATACATATCCTGCACTCCGGGAGGAGGCCCCAAGGGAACACGTGGAGAGCTTCTTCCAG AAGATGGACAGGAACAAGGATGGCGTGGTGACTGTCGAGGAATTCATTGAATCTTGTCAAAAG GACGAGAACATCATGAGGTCCATGCAGCTCTTTGACAATGTCATCTAG